A single region of the Oncorhynchus keta strain PuntledgeMale-10-30-2019 chromosome 4, Oket_V2, whole genome shotgun sequence genome encodes:
- the LOC127917106 gene encoding uncharacterized protein LOC127917106 isoform X9, producing MSREVIGSLMSREVIGSLMSREVIGSLMSREVIGSLMSREVIGSLMSREVIGSLMSREVIGSLMSREVIGSLMSREVIGSLMSREVIGSLMSREVIGSLMSREVIGSLMSREVIGSLMSREVIGSLMSREVIGSLMSREVIGSLMSREVIGSLMSREVIGSLMSREVIGSLMSREVIGSLMSREVIGSLMSREVIGSLMSREVRK from the exons atgagcagagaggtcatcgggagtctgatgagcagagag gtcatcgggagtctgatgagcagagaggtcatcgggagtctgatgagcagagaggtcatcgggagtctgatgagcagagaggtcatcgggagtctgatgagcagagaggtcatcgggagtctgatgagcagagaggtcatcgggagtctgatgagcagagaggtcatcgggagtctgatgagcagagaggtcatcgggagtctgatgagcagagaggtcatcgggagtctgatgagcagagaggtcatcgggagtctgatgagcagagaggtcatcgggagtctgatgagcagagaggtcatcgggagtctgatgagcagagaggtcatcgggagtctgatgagcagagaggtcatcgggagtctgatgagcagagaggtcatcgggagtctgatgagcagagaggtcatcgggagtctgatgagcagagaggtcatcgggagtctgatgagcagagaggtcatcgggagtctgatgagcagagaggtcatcgggagtctgatgagcagagag gtcATCGggagtctgatgagcagagaggtcatcgggagtctgatgagcagagaggtcAGAAAGTAA
- the LOC127917106 gene encoding uncharacterized protein LOC127917106 isoform X4 produces the protein MSREVIGSLMSREVIGSLMSREVIGSLMSREVIGSLMSREVIGSLMSREVIGSLMSREVIGSLMSREVIGSLMSREVIGSLMSREVIGSLMSREVIGSLMSREVIGSLMSREVIGSLMSREVIGSLMSREVIGSLMSREVIGSLMSREVIGSLMSREVIGSLMSREVIGSLMSREVIGSLMSREVIGSLMSREVIGSLMSREVIGSLMSREVIGSLMSREVRK, from the exons atgagcagagaggtcatcgggagtctgatgagcagagaggtcatcgggagtctgatgagcagagaggtcatcgggagtctgatgagcagagag gtcatcgggagtctgatgagcagagaggtcatcgggagtctgatgagcagagaggtcatcgggagtctgatgagcagagaggtcatcgggagtctgatgagcagagaggtcatcgggagtctgatgagcagagaggtcatcgggagtctgatgagcagagaggtcatcgggagtctgatgagcagagaggtcatcgggagtctgatgagcagagaggtcatcgggagtctgatgagcagagaggtcatcgggagtctgatgagcagagaggtcatcgggagtctgatgagcagagaggtcatcgggagtctgatgagcagagaggtcatcgggagtctgatgagcagagaggtcatcgggagtctgatgagcagagaggtcatcgggagtctgatgagcagagaggtcatcgggagtctgatgagcagagaggtcatcgggagtctgatgagcagagaggtcatcgggagtctgatgagcagagaggtcatcgggagtctgatgagcagagag gtcATCGggagtctgatgagcagagaggtcatcgggagtctgatgagcagagaggtcAGAAAGTAA
- the LOC127917106 gene encoding uncharacterized protein LOC127917106 isoform X6, producing MSREVIGSLMSREVIGSLMSREVIGSLMSREVIGSLMSREVIGSLMSREVIGSLMSREVIGSLMSREVIGSLMSREVIGSLMSREVIGSLMSREVIGSLMSREVIGSLMSREVIGSLMSREVIGSLMSREVIGSLMSREVIGSLMSREVIGSLMSREVIGSLMSREVIGSLMSREVIGSLMSREVIGSLMSREVIGSLMSREVIGSLMSREVRK from the exons atgagcagagaggtcatcgggagtctgatgagcagagaggtcatcgggagtctgatgagcagagag gtcatcgggagtctgatgagcagagaggtcatcgggagtctgatgagcagagaggtcatcgggagtctgatgagcagagaggtcatcgggagtctgatgagcagagaggtcatcgggagtctgatgagcagagaggtcatcgggagtctgatgagcagagaggtcatcgggagtctgatgagcagagaggtcatcgggagtctgatgagcagagaggtcatcgggagtctgatgagcagagaggtcatcgggagtctgatgagcagagaggtcatcgggagtctgatgagcagagaggtcatcgggagtctgatgagcagagaggtcatcgggagtctgatgagcagagaggtcatcgggagtctgatgagcagagaggtcatcgggagtctgatgagcagagaggtcatcgggagtctgatgagcagagaggtcatcgggagtctgatgagcagagaggtcatcgggagtctgatgagcagagaggtcatcgggagtctgatgagcagagag gtcATCGggagtctgatgagcagagaggtcatcgggagtctgatgagcagagaggtcAGAAAGTAA
- the LOC127917106 gene encoding uncharacterized protein LOC127917106 isoform X11, which yields MSREVIGSLMSREVIGSLMSREVIGSLMSREVIGSLMSREVIGSLMSREVIGSLMSREVIGSLMSREVIGSLMSREVIGSLMSREVIGSLMSREVIGSLMSREVIGSLMSREVIGSLMSREVIGSLMSREVIGSLMSREVIGSLMSREVIGSLMSREVIGSLMSREVIGSLMSREVIGSLMSREVIGSLMSREVIGSLMSREVRK from the exons atgagcagagaggtcatcgggagtctgatgagcagagaggtcatcgggagtctgatgagcagagaggtcatcgggagtctgatgagcagagaggtcatcgggagtctgatgagcagagaggtcatcggaagtctgatgagcagagag gtcatcgggagtctgatgagcagagaggtcatcgggagtctgatgagcagagaggtcatcgggagtctgatgagcagagaggtcatcgggagtctgatgagcagagaggtcatcgggagtctgatgagcagagaggtcatcgggagtctgatgagcagagaggtcatcgggagtctgatgagcagagaggtcatcgggagtctgatgagcagagaggtcatcgggagtctgatgagcagagaggtcatcgggagtctgatgagcagagaggtcatcgggagtctgatgagcagagaggtcatcgggagtctgatgagcagagaggtcatcgggagtctgatgagcagagaggtcatcgggagtctgatgagcagagaggtcatcgggagtctgatgagcagagag gtcATCGggagtctgatgagcagagaggtcatcgggagtctgatgagcagagaggtcAGAAAGTAA
- the LOC127917106 gene encoding uncharacterized protein LOC127917106 isoform X13 — protein sequence MSREVIGSLMSREVIGSLMSREVIGSLMSREVIGSLMSREVIGSLMSREVIGSLMSREVIGSLMSREVIGSLMSREVIGSLMSREVIGSLMSREVIGSLMSREVIGSLMSREVIGSLMSREVIGSLMSREVIGSLMSREVIGSLMSREVIGSLMSREVIGSLMSREVIGSLMSREVIGSLMSREVIGSLMSREVRK from the exons atgagcagagaggtcatcgggagtctgatgagcagagaggtcatcgggagtctgatgagcagagaggtcatcgggagtctgatgagcagagaggtcatcgggagtctgatgagcagagaggtcatcggaagtctgatgagcagagag gtcatcgggagtctgatgagcagagaggtcatcgggagtctgatgagcagagaggtcatcgggagtctgatgagcagagaggtcatcgggagtctgatgagcagagaggtcatcgggagtctgatgagcagagaggtcatcgggagtctgatgagcagagaggtcatcgggagtctgatgagcagagaggtcatcgggagtctgatgagcagagaggtcatcgggagtctgatgagcagagaggtcatcgggagtctgatgagcagagaggtcatcgggagtctgatgagcagagaggtcatcgggagtctgatgagcagagaggtcatcgggagtctgatgagcagagaggtcatcgggagtctgatgagcagagag gtcATCGggagtctgatgagcagagaggtcatcgggagtctgatgagcagagaggtcAGAAAGTAA
- the LOC127917106 gene encoding uncharacterized protein LOC127917106 isoform X8 encodes MSREVIGSLMSREVIGSLMSREVIGSLMSREVIGSLMSREVIGSLMSREVIGSLMSREVIGSLMSREVIGSLMSREVIGSLMSREVIGSLMSREVIGSLMSREVIGSLMSREVIGSLMSREVIGSLMSREVIGSLMSREVIGSLMSREVIGSLMSREVIGSLMSREVIGSLMSREVIGSLMSREVIGSLMSREVIGSLMSREVIGSLMSREVRK; translated from the exons atgagcagagaggtcatcgggagtctgatgagcagagaggtcatcgggagtctgatgagcagagaggtcatcgggagtctgatgagcagagaggtcatcgggagtctgatgagcagagaggtcatcggaagtctgatgagcagagag gtcatcgggagtctgatgagcagagaggtcatcgggagtctgatgagcagagaggtcatcgggagtctgatgagcagagaggtcatcgggagtctgatgagcagagaggtcatcgggagtctgatgagcagagaggtcatcgggagtctgatgagcagagaggtcatcgggagtctgatgagcagagaggtcatcgggagtctgatgagcagagaggtcatcgggagtctgatgagcagagaggtcatcgggagtctgatgagcagagaggtcatcgggagtctgatgagcagagaggtcatcgggagtctgatgagcagagaggtcatcgggagtctgatgagcagagaggtcatcgggagtctgatgagcagagaggtcatcgggagtctgatgagcagagaggtcatcgggagtctgatgagcagagag gtcATCGggagtctgatgagcagagaggtcatcgggagtctgatgagcagagaggtcAGAAAGTAA
- the LOC127917106 gene encoding uncharacterized protein LOC127917106 isoform X1 has protein sequence MSREVIGSLMSREVIGSLMSREVIGSLMSREVIGSLMSREVIGSLMSREVIGSLMSREVIGSLMSREVIGSLMSREVIGSLMSREVIGSLMSREVIGSLMSREVIGSLMSREVIGSLMSREVIGSLMSREVIGSLMSREVIGSLMSREVIGSLMSREVIGSLMSREVIGSLMSREVIGSLMSREVIGSLMSREVIGSLMSREVIGSLMSREVIGSLMSREVIGSLMSREVIGSLMSREVRK, from the exons atgagcagagaggtcatcgggagtctgatgagcagagaggtcatcgggagtctgatgagcagagaggtcatcgggagtctgatgagcagagaggtcatcgggagtctgatgagcagagaggtcatcggaagtctgatgagcagagag gtcatcgggagtctgatgagcagagaggtcatcgggagtctgatgagcagagaggtcatcgggagtctgatgagcagagaggtcatcgggagtctgatgagcagagaggtcatcgggagtctgatgagcagagaggtcatcgggagtctgatgagcagagaggtcatcgggagtctgatgagcagagaggtcatcgggagtctgatgagcagagaggtcatcgggagtctgatgagcagagaggtcatcgggagtctgatgagcagagaggtcatcgggagtctgatgagcagagaggtcatcgggagtctgatgagcagagaggtcatcgggagtctgatgagcagagaggtcatcgggagtctgatgagcagagaggtcatcgggagtctgatgagcagagaggtcatcgggagtctgatgagcagagaggtcatcgggagtctgatgagcagagaggtcatcgggagtctgatgagcagagaggtcatcgggagtctgatgagcagagag gtcATCGggagtctgatgagcagagaggtcatcgggagtctgatgagcagagaggtcAGAAAGTAA
- the LOC127917106 gene encoding uncharacterized protein LOC127917106 isoform X2 translates to MSREVIGSLMSREVIGSLMSREVIGSLMSREVIGSLMSREVIGSLMSREVIGSLMSREVIGSLMSREVIGSLMSREVIGSLMSREVIGSLMSREVIGSLMSREVIGSLMSREVIGSLMSREVIGSLMSREVIGSLMSREVIGSLMSREVIGSLMSREVIGSLMSREVIGSLMSREVIGSLMSREVIGSLMSREVIGSLMSREVIGSLMSREVIGSLMSREVIGSLMSREVRK, encoded by the exons atgagcagagaggtcatcgggagtctgatgagcagagaggtcatcgggagtctgatgagcagagaggtcatcgggagtctgatgagcagagaggtcatcgggagtctgatgagcagagag gtcatcgggagtctgatgagcagagaggtcatcgggagtctgatgagcagagaggtcatcgggagtctgatgagcagagaggtcatcgggagtctgatgagcagagaggtcatcgggagtctgatgagcagagaggtcatcgggagtctgatgagcagagaggtcatcgggagtctgatgagcagagaggtcatcgggagtctgatgagcagagaggtcatcgggagtctgatgagcagagaggtcatcgggagtctgatgagcagagaggtcatcgggagtctgatgagcagagaggtcatcgggagtctgatgagcagagaggtcatcgggagtctgatgagcagagaggtcatcgggagtctgatgagcagagaggtcatcgggagtctgatgagcagagaggtcatcgggagtctgatgagcagagaggtcatcgggagtctgatgagcagagaggtcatcgggagtctgatgagcagagaggtcatcgggagtctgatgagcagagag gtcATCGggagtctgatgagcagagaggtcatcgggagtctgatgagcagagaggtcAGAAAGTAA
- the LOC127917106 gene encoding uncharacterized protein LOC127917106 isoform X5, which translates to MSREVIGSLMSREVIGSLMSREVIGSLMSREVIGSLMSREVIGSLMSREVIGSLMSREVIGSLMSREVIGSLMSREVIGSLMSREVIGSLMSREVIGSLMSREVIGSLMSREVIGSLMSREVIGSLMSREVIGSLMSREVIGSLMSREVIGSLMSREVIGSLMSREVIGSLMSREVIGSLMSREVIGSLMSREVIGSLMSREVIGSLMSREVIGSLMSREVRK; encoded by the exons atgagcagagaggtcatcgggagtctgatgagcagagaggtcatcgggagtctgatgagcagagaggtcatcgggagtctgatgagcagagaggtcatcgggagtctgatgagcagagaggtcatcggaagtctgatgagcagagag gtcatcgggagtctgatgagcagagaggtcatcgggagtctgatgagcagagaggtcatcgggagtctgatgagcagagaggtcatcgggagtctgatgagcagagaggtcatcgggagtctgatgagcagagaggtcatcgggagtctgatgagcagagaggtcatcgggagtctgatgagcagagaggtcatcgggagtctgatgagcagagaggtcatcgggagtctgatgagcagagaggtcatcgggagtctgatgagcagagaggtcatcgggagtctgatgagcagagaggtcatcgggagtctgatgagcagagaggtcatcgggagtctgatgagcagagaggtcatcgggagtctgatgagcagagaggtcatcgggagtctgatgagcagagaggtcatcgggagtctgatgagcagagaggtcatcgggagtctgatgagcagagag gtcATCGggagtctgatgagcagagaggtcatcgggagtctgatgagcagagaggtcAGAAAGTAA
- the LOC127917106 gene encoding uncharacterized protein LOC127917106 isoform X3 produces the protein MSREVIGSLMSREVIGSLMSREVIGSLMSREVIGSLMSREVIGSLMSREVIGSLMSREVIGSLMSREVIGSLMSREVIGSLMSREVIGSLMSREVIGSLMSREVIGSLMSREVIGSLMSREVIGSLMSREVIGSLMSREVIGSLMSREVIGSLMSREVIGSLMSREVIGSLMSREVIGSLMSREVIGSLMSREVIGSLMSREVIGSLMSREVIGSLMSREVIGSLMSREVRK, from the exons atgagcagagaggtcatcgggagtctgatgagcagagaggtcatcgggagtctgatgagcagagaggtcatcgggagtctgatgagcagagaggtcatcgggagtctgatgagcagagaggtcatcggaagtctgatgagcagagag gtcatcgggagtctgatgagcagagaggtcatcgggagtctgatgagcagagaggtcatcgggagtctgatgagcagagaggtcatcgggagtctgatgagcagagaggtcatcgggagtctgatgagcagagaggtcatcgggagtctgatgagcagagaggtcatcgggagtctgatgagcagagaggtcatcgggagtctgatgagcagagaggtcatcgggagtctgatgagcagagaggtcatcgggagtctgatgagcagagaggtcatcgggagtctgatgagcagagaggtcatcgggagtctgatgagcagagaggtcatcgggagtctgatgagcagagaggtcatcgggagtctgatgagcagagaggtcatcgggagtctgatgagcagagaggtcatcgggagtctgatgagcagagaggtcatcgggagtctgatgagcagagaggtcatcgggagtctgatgagcagagag gtcATCGggagtctgatgagcagagaggtcatcgggagtctgatgagcagagaggtcAGAAAGTAA
- the LOC118376924 gene encoding proteasome maturation protein-like: MNTRGLRSQLKDSVPVTGMGQQVGAYGVQDTLRSGFSSVKNELLPSHALELSEKNFQLNQDKMNFSNLRNIQGLHAPLKLQMEYRAARQIQRLPFLQSSHLALDTLKGNDESISFEDILNDPSQSEMVGEPHIMMEYKLGLM, from the exons ATG AATACTCGTGGACTACGATCACAGCTTAAGGACAGTGTCCCGGTGACGGGCATGGGTCAACAGGTTGGGGCTTATGGCGTCCAGGACACACTCAGGAGCGG gttcagcagtgtgaaaAATGAGCTGCTCCCCAGCCATGCGCTGGAGCTGTCAGAAAAGAAT TTTCAGCTGAACCAGGACAAGATGAACTTCTCCAACCTCAGAAACATCCAGGGCCTCCACGCTCCCCTGAAACTGCAGATGGAGTACAGGGCAgccagacag aTCCAGCGCCTTCCGTTCCTGCAAAGCTCACACCTGGCCCTGGACACTCTCAAAGGGAACGATGAGAGCATCAGCTTTGAGGACATCCTCAACG ACCCATCCCAAAGTGAGATGGTGGGTGAGCCCCACATCATGATGGAGTATAAGCTGGGCCTGATGTGA